The genomic stretch CTCTGCAGCTTGCCGTTTTCTTACCCAGCAATGCTTCAATGGCGCCGTTGCAGAAGCTCTTCTATATCTCACTTCTCGTGCTAGTATGTGCAGCCAAGGCAACCAACCCAGAAGCAGAAGCACTTCTCCGATGGAAGTCCAGTTTGGTTGGCGCCAACTCGTTGTCCTCATGGTCGACTGCGAATTCCACTTGCTCTTGGTTTGGCGTCACCTGTGACGCCGCCGGGCATGTTACGGAGCTCAGCCTTCCCAACGCTGGACTCAACGGTACGCTCGATTACTTGTATTCGACAGCGTTCTTGAACCTCACCAAGATCAAACTCAACAACAACAGCCTTGCTGGCGCCATCCCGGCAAACATGTCCAAGTTTCTCACGCTCACTTATCTGGACTTGAGCAACAACAATCTTGCTGGTGCCATCCCCTACCAACTCAGCAACCTACCAATGATTGTCAAGTTTAATCTGGGAAATAACCACTTGACTAGTCCAGACTATGGCAAGTTCTCACCTATGTCCAGTTTGAAGATGTTATCTCTAGCTAATAATGATCTCAATGGTACCTTCCCACAATTCCTCCTCAACACCACCAATCTGAGGATGAGATCGCTCAATTTATCGGGTAACACCTTCTCAGGGCTATTACCAGATTCACTGCCGGATATGGTCCCAAGGTTGAGGCATCTAAGTCTGTCTGTTAATGGATTCTATGGATCCATACCTCGCTCATTCTCAAGGCTCCAAAACCTCGAGGCACTATATCTCGGGAGAAATAATCTGACAGGAGGAATCCCAGAGGAGTTGGGGAAGATATCTGGGTTGCGGAATCTTGTACTGTACAGCAATCCACTTGGCGGGTCGATCCCAGCCTCACTCGGTCAGCTTCAGTCGCTACAATTGCTCTACAAAAAAAACGCTAGTCTGGTTTCTACTCTTCCACCAGAGCTGGGGAACCTTACTAGTCTTAAGTACATGATCCTATCATGGAACCAGTTATATGGAAGTTTGCCACCATCTTTTGCCAGGATACAAACATTGGTACATTTTAACATGGCAGGAAATAATATCAATGGTAGCACCCGGACAGAGATGTTTACAAACTGGACCAAGCTTGAGAGTTTAGATGTATCCGGAAACTTGCTAACTGGAAGCATCCCGGTGGAGATAGGGAGCATGCGAAACTTGCAAGCATTGTTCTTGTCCGAAAATCACCTTACTGGAAATATGCCATCAGATATTGGTAATGCAACATCTTTGACAAGTATTGGCGTCGAATCCAACCATCTAGAGGGTGAGATTCCTGAAACTATCTCCTTGTTGGTAAATCTTGTTGCTCTCGACTTGTCGTG from Triticum urartu cultivar G1812 unplaced genomic scaffold, Tu2.1 TuUngrouped_contig_5764, whole genome shotgun sequence encodes the following:
- the LOC125529676 gene encoding probable leucine-rich repeat receptor-like protein kinase At1g35710, yielding MAPLQKLFYISLLVLVCAAKATNPEAEALLRWKSSLVGANSLSSWSTANSTCSWFGVTCDAAGHVTELSLPNAGLNGTLDYLYSTAFLNLTKIKLNNNSLAGAIPANMSKFLTLTYLDLSNNNLAGAIPYQLSNLPMIVKFNLGNNHLTSPDYGKFSPMSSLKMLSLANNDLNGTFPQFLLNTTNLRMRSLNLSGNTFSGLLPDSLPDMVPRLRHLSLSVNGFYGSIPRSFSRLQNLEALYLGRNNLTGGIPEELGKISGLRNLVLYSNPLGGSIPASLGQLQSLQLLYKKNASLVSTLPPELGNLTSLKYMILSWNQLYGSLPPSFARIQTLVHFNMAGNNINGSTRTEMFTNWTKLESLDVSGNLLTGSIPVEIGSMRNLQALFLSENHLTGNMPSDIGNATSLTSIGVESNHLEGEIPETISLLVNLVALDLSWNKFTGTIPNRDSRQLPVVKVANSTDNSSFSGESWSAFCRLTLLQHLDLSNNELFGGFPGCLWNLENLQSLDLSGNSFAGEVPSSTFYNSSVRSLHLSSNNFTGCFSVVLKNSKSLVVLDIGNNKISGVIPSWIGENNPSLRILSLRTNVFHGSIPWQLSQLPHLQLLDLAENNFVGSIPRSFVNFSSMRQTFVMQPAVTTDMVLITGNLIVSYNGSMDILWKGREYTFVGKHAFVTGIDLSGNSLSGEIPSELTSLRGMRLLISRNNLSGSIPKDIGNLKLLESLDLSWNKLSGHIPPSVSNLMSLSNLNLSNNLLSGEIPTGSQLQTLDDPSIYGNNLGLCGPPLRPCTNNSSSTTPMDGAEEHHHELETLWLYYSVIAGIVFGFWVWFGALFFCKIWRVAFFSCVDAMQHNIVHKMKRT